One region of Streptosporangiales bacterium genomic DNA includes:
- a CDS encoding DUF58 domain-containing protein: MRSMPQTDEQPSIFAGGSEEVLRRLELTVTRKLDGLLQGEYHGLVPGHGSEYGETRAYQLGDDVRHIDWNVTARMQEPFIRETIADRELETWLCVDVSASLDFGTAACEKDDLAVAAAGSVAFLTQRVGNRIGAVLGKPHGFHTVPARSGRIHVTAMLHALMAQLDAQPGQGDLAAVIRRTGMMAKRRGLVVVISDFLDDGDWANELRRLTTRHDVLVVEVVDPRELDIPNVGVITLMDPETGAAREFDTGKRGVRQRYAAAAAAERTEIQEKIRGAAADHLVLRTDHDWLHDLVRFVAQRRERIARRARRAH, from the coding sequence GCTCGACGGCCTGCTGCAGGGCGAGTACCACGGGCTGGTGCCCGGGCACGGCAGTGAGTACGGCGAGACCAGGGCGTACCAGCTCGGCGACGACGTACGCCACATCGACTGGAACGTCACCGCCAGGATGCAGGAGCCGTTCATCCGGGAGACGATCGCGGATCGCGAGCTGGAGACCTGGCTGTGCGTGGACGTGAGCGCGAGCCTCGACTTCGGCACGGCGGCGTGCGAGAAGGACGATCTCGCGGTGGCGGCCGCCGGCTCGGTCGCGTTCCTGACCCAGCGCGTGGGTAACAGGATCGGCGCGGTGCTCGGCAAGCCGCACGGCTTCCACACCGTGCCCGCCAGGTCGGGCCGCATCCATGTGACGGCGATGCTGCACGCGCTGATGGCGCAGCTCGACGCGCAGCCGGGCCAGGGCGACCTGGCCGCCGTCATCCGCCGTACCGGAATGATGGCGAAGCGGCGCGGCCTGGTGGTGGTGATCTCCGACTTCCTCGACGACGGCGACTGGGCGAACGAGCTGCGCCGGCTCACCACCCGGCACGACGTCCTCGTGGTGGAGGTCGTCGACCCGCGGGAGCTGGACATCCCGAACGTCGGTGTCATCACGCTGATGGACCCGGAGACCGGTGCGGCGCGTGAGTTCGACACCGGCAAGCGCGGGGTGCGGCAGCGGTACGCTGCCGCGGCCGCCGCGGAACGCACGGAGATCCAGGAGAAGATCCGCGGTGCCGCCGCGGACCACCTGGTGCTCCGCACCGACCACGACTGGTTGCACGACCTGGTGCGGTTCGTCGCCCAGCGGCGGGAGCGGATCGCGCGCCGAGCGAGGAGAGCCCACTGA